In Sphingomonas phyllosphaerae, one DNA window encodes the following:
- a CDS encoding TonB-dependent receptor has product MFMLTNARLLASSAALAITVAATTAAAQTAPEPGTTPPSGDAPAASDEIVVTGIRQSLSSAQNIKQNSDAIVDALVAEDIGKFPDNNASEAIARITGVQVTRYLDEANGVLIRGLPNVQTTVNGREIFTADGRSVAIQDFPAQAVARVDVFKAVTAQNLEGGIAGLLDVGLRRPFDFKGFELAGALRGVYNDQSRKLDPIGSLLVSDRWQTGIGEIGALLNVSFTQTRYLNSVRYQGFQDNVPAAQAILPASVGRDFTFPQDIGLFYGRGTRQRPSVNGSLQWQPTDNLMIYADGLWQAYRNKNANDFFGVPIQSSTTGGTPPTIRNAVLTPDGTTLESFDIDLGIVNGPTKEFGDSSTDTYQGALGAKWEVANAVFTTDLAYTRSVVSNTFGRFETQTVSPLSLAVRLNDQRSVNFVPSGVDFANPDSFYVRGVYDERRRSEGSQWQWQGNALIDTGSALFPKFRLGVRYADRNARSQFGGRYAGLSGLRDVISKVPTVSQGGIIEAGFRGDDVQQFRSWYAPDAYLFNDKLDDVRGYVRDGLARLNADAGTQAAWVSDEPRYDPLASFRAREQVFSGYAQLDYAFDIGFPIDGVIGTRVVVTRNRLDGTNSLPIPGTGQTQLVPIDSSTQYVDVLPNISAQLHFTDRLKLRLSRTEALTRPGFNQINPTLTITQGTIGGNISYTGNGGNPELQPIRSNNYDASLEYYFSRTGSVSVAGFYREIEGFINSLPQVVNVQPFGNILVYRPSNSSSGTIKGIEAAATTFFDFLPGALRGLGAQANFTYIDGEQVVPAAANFAGGRNTLPGVSKYSFNVIGLYELGPASVRLAYNYRSANVDGFGAPGVFTTVYSDAVGRLDLSASYNVNDNITLTVDATNLLRTPYHSYVKDPRYPRDVRWEASLLSAGVRFRF; this is encoded by the coding sequence GAGCCTGAGCAGCGCGCAGAACATCAAGCAGAATTCGGACGCGATCGTCGATGCGCTGGTCGCCGAGGACATCGGCAAATTCCCCGACAACAACGCGTCGGAGGCGATCGCGCGGATCACCGGCGTGCAGGTGACGCGCTATCTCGACGAGGCGAACGGCGTGCTGATCCGCGGGTTGCCCAACGTCCAGACGACCGTCAACGGCCGCGAGATCTTCACCGCCGACGGTCGCTCGGTTGCGATCCAGGACTTTCCGGCGCAGGCGGTGGCGCGCGTCGACGTGTTCAAGGCGGTGACCGCGCAGAATCTGGAGGGCGGGATCGCCGGACTGCTCGACGTCGGCTTGCGGCGGCCGTTCGACTTCAAGGGCTTCGAGCTCGCCGGCGCGCTACGCGGGGTCTATAACGACCAGAGCCGCAAGCTCGACCCGATCGGCAGCCTGCTGGTCAGCGACCGCTGGCAGACCGGGATCGGCGAGATCGGCGCGCTGCTCAACGTCTCGTTCACGCAGACGCGCTACCTCAATTCGGTCCGTTACCAGGGCTTTCAGGACAATGTTCCCGCCGCGCAGGCGATCCTGCCCGCGTCGGTGGGGCGCGACTTCACCTTCCCGCAGGACATCGGGCTGTTCTACGGGCGCGGTACGCGCCAGCGGCCGTCGGTCAACGGCTCGCTGCAATGGCAGCCGACCGACAATCTGATGATCTACGCCGACGGGCTGTGGCAGGCGTATCGCAACAAGAACGCCAACGACTTCTTCGGCGTGCCGATCCAGTCCAGCACCACCGGCGGCACCCCGCCGACGATCCGCAACGCGGTGCTGACCCCGGACGGTACGACGCTGGAATCGTTCGACATCGATCTCGGCATCGTCAACGGCCCGACCAAGGAGTTCGGCGACAGCAGCACCGACACCTATCAGGGCGCGCTGGGCGCAAAATGGGAGGTCGCCAATGCGGTCTTCACCACCGATCTCGCGTACACGCGCTCGGTGGTGAGCAACACCTTCGGGCGTTTCGAGACGCAGACCGTGTCGCCGCTATCGCTGGCGGTGCGGCTCAACGACCAGCGCAGCGTCAACTTCGTGCCGAGCGGGGTCGACTTCGCCAATCCCGACAGCTTCTACGTGCGCGGCGTCTATGACGAGCGCCGCCGCTCGGAGGGCAGCCAGTGGCAATGGCAGGGTAATGCGCTGATCGACACCGGCTCGGCCTTGTTCCCCAAGTTCCGGCTCGGCGTCCGCTACGCCGACCGCAACGCGCGCTCGCAGTTCGGCGGGCGCTACGCCGGGCTCTCGGGGCTGCGCGACGTCATCAGCAAGGTGCCGACCGTGTCGCAGGGCGGGATCATCGAAGCCGGTTTCCGCGGCGACGACGTCCAGCAGTTCCGCAGCTGGTACGCGCCCGACGCCTATCTGTTCAACGACAAGCTCGACGACGTGCGCGGCTATGTCCGCGACGGTCTGGCGCGGCTCAACGCCGATGCCGGAACGCAGGCGGCATGGGTGTCGGACGAACCGCGCTACGATCCGCTCGCGTCGTTCCGCGCCCGCGAGCAGGTGTTCTCGGGCTATGCGCAGCTCGACTATGCGTTCGACATCGGCTTCCCGATCGACGGCGTGATCGGCACGCGCGTCGTCGTCACGCGCAACCGCCTCGACGGCACCAACTCGCTGCCGATCCCCGGCACCGGCCAGACGCAGCTCGTCCCGATCGACTCCTCGACGCAATATGTCGACGTGCTGCCGAACATCAGCGCGCAGCTGCATTTCACCGACCGGCTCAAGCTGCGGCTGTCGCGCACCGAGGCGCTGACCCGCCCCGGCTTCAACCAGATCAACCCGACGCTGACGATCACGCAGGGGACGATCGGCGGCAACATCTCCTACACCGGCAATGGCGGCAATCCCGAGCTGCAGCCGATCCGCTCGAACAATTACGACGCGTCGCTGGAATATTATTTCTCGCGCACCGGATCGGTGTCGGTCGCCGGTTTTTATCGCGAGATCGAGGGGTTCATCAATTCGCTGCCGCAGGTCGTCAACGTCCAGCCGTTCGGCAACATCCTCGTCTACCGCCCGTCGAATTCCAGCTCGGGGACGATCAAGGGGATCGAGGCAGCGGCGACGACCTTCTTCGACTTTCTGCCCGGCGCGCTGCGCGGGCTCGGCGCGCAGGCGAACTTCACCTATATCGACGGCGAGCAGGTCGTCCCCGCCGCCGCCAATTTCGCGGGCGGGCGCAACACGCTGCCCGGCGTCTCGAAGTACAGCTTCAACGTGATCGGGCTGTATGAGCTGGGGCCGGCGAGCGTGCGGCTCGCCTATAATTACCGCAGCGCCAACGTCGACGGCTTCGGCGCGCCGGGCGTGTTCACCACCGTCTATTCGGACGCGGTCGGGCGGCTCGACCTGTCGGCGAGCTACAACGTCAACGACAACATCACGCTGACCGTCGACGCCACGAACCTGCTGCGCACGCCGTACCACAGCTACGTCAAGGACCCGCGCTATCCGCGCGACGTGCGCTGGGAGGCGAGCCTGTTGTCGGCGGGGGTGCGCTTCCGATTCTAG